The Gemmatimonadota bacterium genome contains a region encoding:
- a CDS encoding enoyl-CoA hydratase/isomerase family protein, with amino-acid sequence MSYQTLLLERQGHVVRLRLNRPDKRNAQSLEMWRELKAVGVALEDDPEVRVVVVSGEGHSFSAGIDL; translated from the coding sequence GTGAGCTACCAGACCCTCCTGCTCGAGCGGCAGGGTCACGTCGTCCGGCTCCGGCTCAACCGGCCAGACAAACGGAATGCCCAGTCGCTCGAGATGTGGCGGGAGCTCAAGGCCGTCGGGGTGGCCCTCGAGGACGATCCGGAGGTTCGGGTCGTCGTCGTCTCGGGTGAGGGCCATTCGTTTTCCGCCGGCATCGATCTGA
- a CDS encoding amidohydrolase: protein MPKTLFALAAVALSSTAMAAAQRSPQVAQFVAVDAPIVAITNVRVIDGVGGAPVEGRTVVISGGKIASIGTGAAPAGARIIDGTGKSLLPGMVGLHDHSYYTTSGRAVQSSFSAPLLYLASGVTTIRTTGANNPYAELNLRRAIEGGQFPGPRLFITGPYLTGPGNGLGSTMVGLKDEDEARRVVAYWAQEGVSWLKFYTGVSRAAMKAAIDEGHKRGIKFTGHLCSVPYREAVALGMDALEHGLFANSDYDKTRTPDQCSPNMMQSYVGLDVNGPEVMATFKDMIGRNVALTSTLVVYELFVANRPPLEQRVLDAMSPDARTEYLTSRARIAESNGGIPLEIFKTGMKYELAFARAGGLLGSGVDPTGNGGALFGYGNQRNLELLVEAGFTPLEAIQIGSSNGAKALGIFDQTGSVAVGKVADLVLVTGNPATRIADIKNVELVFREGLGFDPVKMIAAVRGQIGAR, encoded by the coding sequence ATGCCGAAAACCCTGTTTGCACTCGCCGCCGTTGCCTTGTCCTCGACCGCCATGGCCGCCGCCCAGCGGTCGCCCCAGGTGGCCCAATTCGTGGCCGTCGATGCCCCCATCGTCGCGATTACCAACGTCCGGGTCATCGACGGCGTCGGTGGCGCGCCGGTCGAAGGCCGGACGGTGGTGATTTCAGGGGGCAAGATTGCCTCGATCGGGACCGGCGCCGCACCGGCCGGGGCCCGGATCATCGACGGCACCGGCAAGTCGCTGCTGCCCGGGATGGTCGGCCTCCACGACCACAGCTACTACACCACCTCAGGCCGGGCGGTCCAGTCGAGCTTCTCGGCGCCACTGCTGTACCTGGCCAGCGGGGTCACCACGATCCGGACCACCGGCGCCAATAACCCGTACGCCGAGCTCAATCTCCGGCGCGCCATTGAGGGCGGCCAGTTTCCCGGTCCCCGGTTGTTCATCACCGGGCCCTATCTGACCGGCCCAGGGAACGGACTCGGCAGCACGATGGTCGGGCTCAAGGACGAGGACGAAGCTCGCCGTGTCGTGGCCTATTGGGCCCAAGAAGGCGTGTCCTGGCTCAAGTTCTATACTGGCGTCAGCCGGGCCGCTATGAAAGCGGCCATCGACGAGGGCCACAAGCGCGGGATCAAGTTCACGGGCCACCTCTGCTCCGTGCCCTATCGCGAAGCCGTGGCACTCGGCATGGACGCGCTTGAACACGGGCTTTTCGCCAACTCCGACTACGACAAGACCCGCACCCCCGACCAGTGCTCGCCGAACATGATGCAGAGCTATGTCGGCCTCGATGTGAACGGGCCCGAAGTCATGGCCACCTTCAAGGACATGATCGGCCGGAACGTGGCCCTGACCTCGACGTTGGTGGTGTATGAACTGTTCGTGGCCAACCGCCCGCCGCTCGAACAACGGGTCCTCGACGCCATGTCGCCCGACGCCCGGACCGAGTACCTGACCTCCCGGGCCCGGATTGCCGAGAGCAACGGCGGGATTCCGCTCGAGATCTTCAAGACCGGTATGAAATACGAGTTGGCATTTGCGCGGGCCGGCGGACTGCTCGGCTCCGGCGTCGACCCGACCGGCAACGGCGGGGCCTTGTTCGGCTACGGCAACCAGCGGAACCTCGAGCTCTTGGTCGAGGCCGGCTTTACCCCGCTCGAGGCCATTCAAATCGGTTCCTCGAACGGCGCCAAGGCGTTAGGTATTTTCGACCAGACCGGCTCGGTGGCCGTCGGCAAGGTGGCCGATCTGGTGTTGGTGACCGGCAATCCCGCGACCCGGATCGCCGACATCAAGAACGTCGAACTCGTCTTCCGCGAGGGCCTCGGGTTCGACCCCGTCAAGATGATCGCGGCGGTGCGGGGGCAGATCGGGGCCCGGTGA
- a CDS encoding DUF454 domain-containing protein encodes MADEQLALASSRGARWAYLAAGHSFLALGIVGAFVPLLPTTVFLILAASCYARASTRFYHRLMSHPTFGPIVRDWREHRSMTVRAKRLALAMIGVTFALTLWIIPLVWVRVLHILIGAALVFFILRIKTRP; translated from the coding sequence GTGGCGGACGAGCAATTGGCACTGGCATCATCCCGAGGGGCCCGATGGGCCTACCTTGCCGCCGGCCACTCGTTCCTGGCCCTCGGGATTGTCGGTGCCTTCGTGCCGCTCCTGCCCACCACGGTATTTCTGATTCTGGCCGCATCGTGCTACGCCCGGGCTTCCACCCGGTTCTACCACCGCCTGATGTCCCACCCAACCTTCGGTCCGATCGTCCGGGACTGGCGCGAGCACCGGAGCATGACCGTCCGCGCGAAACGCCTTGCCCTCGCGATGATCGGGGTCACGTTTGCCCTGACCCTTTGGATCATCCCGCTGGTCTGGGTCCGGGTCCTTCACATCCTGATCGGGGCCGCGCTCGTCTTCTTCATCCTCCGGATCAAAACCCGGCCCTAG
- the hslU gene encoding ATP-dependent protease ATPase subunit HslU — protein sequence MPPRQIVAELDRYIVGQDAAKRAIAIAVRNRWRRSQAPESIRDEITPSNIILIGPTGVGKTEIARRLARLAGAPFIKVEASKFTEVGYVGRDVETMVRDLVDAALSLVRTEREDEVYDQAEQKADEKLLDLLLPPVPPSTPSSKPPADSPGVFVVTPGGTVSKEQQDAEADRRLRSREKLKQMLADGSLDEREVDVEVQAQNFAPMDFMPQPPQGMEGADVNWGEWLQEMMPKRKKRRTVKVPEARRILIDDELRRMVDMDDVVSEALDRVENHGILFIDEIDKIAGEKSQSGGPDISREGVQRDLLPIVEGSTVQTRYGYVRTDHILFIAAGAFHVSKPSDLIPELQGRFPIRVELTPLTEADFIRIMKEPENALTKQYQALVGAEGAELVFTDDGIAELARIAAHANERMENIGARRLHTVMATLMDEALFELPNFEKRIVIDAAVVRDRLAKIVSDDDLRKYIL from the coding sequence ATGCCCCCCCGCCAGATCGTGGCGGAGCTCGACCGGTACATCGTCGGCCAGGACGCCGCCAAACGGGCCATTGCCATTGCGGTCAGGAACCGGTGGCGGCGGAGTCAGGCGCCCGAGTCGATTCGGGATGAGATCACCCCGTCCAACATCATCCTGATCGGCCCGACCGGTGTTGGGAAGACCGAAATCGCCCGCCGGCTGGCCCGGTTGGCCGGGGCGCCGTTCATCAAGGTCGAGGCCTCGAAGTTCACCGAGGTCGGCTACGTTGGCCGCGACGTCGAAACCATGGTCCGCGACCTGGTCGACGCCGCGCTCAGTCTGGTGCGGACCGAACGCGAGGATGAGGTCTACGATCAGGCCGAGCAGAAGGCCGACGAGAAATTGCTCGACTTGCTGCTGCCGCCGGTTCCGCCGTCGACGCCGTCATCCAAGCCCCCCGCCGACTCGCCCGGGGTGTTTGTCGTGACGCCCGGCGGCACGGTGTCGAAGGAGCAGCAGGACGCCGAGGCCGACCGGCGGCTCCGGTCTCGCGAGAAGCTGAAGCAGATGCTGGCCGACGGGAGCCTCGACGAACGGGAAGTGGACGTCGAGGTTCAGGCCCAGAACTTTGCGCCGATGGACTTCATGCCCCAGCCGCCACAGGGCATGGAAGGCGCTGACGTCAACTGGGGCGAGTGGCTCCAGGAAATGATGCCGAAGCGGAAAAAGCGCCGCACGGTCAAAGTGCCCGAGGCCCGCCGGATCCTGATCGACGACGAGCTCCGCCGGATGGTGGACATGGACGATGTGGTCAGCGAGGCCCTCGACCGGGTCGAGAACCACGGCATCCTGTTCATCGACGAAATCGACAAGATTGCCGGCGAGAAGTCCCAGTCGGGCGGACCGGACATTTCCCGCGAGGGAGTGCAACGGGACCTGCTGCCGATCGTTGAGGGGTCTACGGTCCAAACTCGGTACGGCTATGTCCGAACCGACCATATCCTATTCATTGCGGCCGGGGCGTTCCATGTTTCGAAGCCGTCGGACCTGATTCCGGAGCTTCAGGGCCGGTTTCCGATCCGGGTCGAGCTGACCCCGCTCACCGAGGCTGACTTCATCCGGATCATGAAGGAGCCGGAGAACGCGCTGACCAAACAGTATCAGGCCCTGGTCGGGGCGGAGGGGGCCGAGTTGGTCTTTACCGATGACGGGATTGCCGAGCTGGCCCGGATCGCGGCCCATGCCAACGAGCGGATGGAGAACATCGGCGCCCGGCGGCTCCATACCGTCATGGCCACGTTGATGGACGAGGCGTTGTTCGAGTTGCCGAATTTCGAGAAGCGGATTGTGATCGATGCGGCCGTAGTCCGGGACCGCCTGGCGAAGATCGTTTCGGACGACGATCTCCGGAAGTACATTCTCTAG
- the hslV gene encoding ATP-dependent protease subunit HslV, producing the protein MAFHGTTILCVRKDGRVALGGDGQVTMGDTVMKATANKIRALKGGRVLAGFAGSVADAVTLLEKFEEKLDRYPGNLGRASVELAKDWRSDRVLRRLEAMLVVADIDRSYLVSGSGELFEPDDGVLAVGSGGNYALAAARALMPDPTLTSKAIVQRSLEIAADICVFTNKKLSILELPA; encoded by the coding sequence ATGGCGTTTCACGGCACTACCATTCTCTGCGTCCGCAAAGACGGGCGCGTGGCGTTAGGCGGCGACGGCCAAGTCACCATGGGCGACACGGTCATGAAGGCCACCGCCAACAAGATCCGGGCTCTCAAGGGCGGCCGGGTCCTGGCCGGATTTGCCGGCTCGGTGGCCGACGCCGTCACCTTGCTCGAAAAATTCGAGGAAAAGCTCGATCGCTACCCCGGCAACCTGGGCCGGGCGTCGGTGGAATTGGCCAAGGATTGGCGGAGCGACCGGGTCCTCCGGCGGCTCGAAGCGATGCTGGTCGTGGCCGATATTGACCGGAGCTATCTGGTGAGCGGGTCGGGCGAGTTGTTCGAGCCGGACGATGGCGTGCTGGCCGTCGGGTCGGGTGGCAACTATGCGTTGGCCGCGGCCCGGGCGTTGATGCCCGATCCAACCCTGACGTCCAAGGCCATCGTCCAGCGATCACTCGAGATCGCGGCCGATATTTGTGTCTTCACCAACAAGAAGCTCTCGATCCTCGAATTGCCGGCCTGA